GTGAATATCAGGCTTCCATTAATATGACTACCCATAATCGCCCGGACGGATCGAACATACCGGCTCGGTCAGAAAATGTCTGCGGCGGATTAAATATGACGGCATCTTATTGCGTTAAGCAGATGTGGACAGATCCCGATCATCTTTATACAATGATCGGTCTCGATTCCGGAACAGTTGGAGCCGGAGCAGCATCCGCACCCGACGGAAGCATATACTATACACTGATGGTGAACAGTTCAGGGAATGATACAAATCTGGATAAATCCCCGACCTTGGCTGTAACTGCTGCGGTTGCTGCAAATCAAAATGCGGGCAGCGGTTTTGTGGATATCGAAGCGTTGCCGGTTCAACCCGGAACCTTTGCTACCAGTACCCCCGAATTGGATGGATCGATTTATCAT
The genomic region above belongs to Oscillospiraceae bacterium and contains:
- a CDS encoding LysM peptidoglycan-binding domain-containing protein is translated as MSFQFLFILSILIFVTCLIICPVYAQDANSLIAEVNALRASYGLSPYSVDNSLSSLAQAQSEYQASINMTTHNRPDGSNIPARSENVCGGLNMTASYCVKQMWTDPDHLYTMIGLDSGTVGAGAASAPDGSIYYTLMVNSSGNDTNLDKSPTLAVTAAVAANQNAGSGFVDIEALPVQPGTFATSTPELDGSIYHTVQQNETLWTIAINYGTTVAQLQALNGMAENDVSVRAGQRILIHYGGTPVSDTLTPTVTKPPATNTP